One Opitutia bacterium DNA segment encodes these proteins:
- a CDS encoding response regulator — MKRLSVLIVDDSVPILEFVSELLRRQGHSVVTARSGREAETIVDSVAVDVLITDILMPDGDGIELLNRLRRGGKKIARIVAISGGGRYVDSENCLSIATGAGAHAVLRKPFTDVELFAAMEPAATA; from the coding sequence GTGAAACGTCTCTCCGTGCTGATCGTGGACGACTCCGTGCCCATCCTGGAGTTCGTCTCCGAATTGCTGCGTCGGCAGGGCCACTCCGTCGTCACCGCGCGGTCCGGACGTGAGGCCGAAACCATCGTCGATTCCGTCGCGGTCGACGTGTTGATCACGGACATCCTCATGCCCGACGGCGATGGGATCGAGCTGCTCAACCGACTCCGGCGCGGCGGGAAGAAAATCGCCCGCATCGTGGCGATCTCGGGCGGTGGCCGCTACGTCGACTCGGAAAACTGCCTCTCGATCGCCACCGGTGCCGGCGCGCACGCCGTGCTGCGAAAGCCATTCACGGACGTCGAGCTGTTCGCCGCGATGGAGCCGGCGGCCACGGCGTGA
- a CDS encoding galactose mutarotase, with translation MPVPSSPVSAAIASAPFGHLPDGRAATLHTLTNTRGARADITDYGAIVVRLFVPDRAGKLDDIVLGYNRVEDYVRATPYFGAIVGRFGNRIANGLFTLDGKVHPLATNNLPNGKPCHLHGGDAGFDKVLWTAVPEVLDGAPTLTCRYFSRDGEEGYPGNLDVTVVYTLTNDNRLRVDYTATTDRATPVNLTQHSYFNLKGEGRGDILDHELTLNASRYTPVDAGLIPIGELASVGGTPFDFTTPHRIGARVNAPHDQLKFAGGYDHNFVLDGPARQLAFAARVSEPTTGRVLEVHTEEPGLQFYCGNFLDGTNVGKSGVAYPHRSGFCLETQHFPDSPNQPAFPNTILRPGKTYRTTTVFTFTAQ, from the coding sequence ATGCCCGTCCCATCCTCCCCTGTTTCCGCTGCGATCGCCTCCGCTCCGTTCGGTCACTTGCCCGACGGCCGCGCGGCCACGCTCCACACGCTGACCAACACGCGCGGTGCACGCGCTGATATCACCGACTACGGCGCGATCGTCGTGCGGCTTTTCGTGCCCGACCGAGCGGGGAAGCTCGACGACATCGTGCTCGGCTACAACCGCGTCGAGGATTACGTCCGCGCCACACCCTACTTCGGCGCGATCGTTGGCCGCTTCGGCAACCGCATCGCCAACGGCCTCTTCACGCTCGACGGCAAAGTCCATCCGCTCGCGACGAACAACCTGCCCAACGGCAAGCCCTGCCACCTCCACGGCGGCGATGCCGGCTTCGACAAGGTGCTCTGGACCGCCGTGCCCGAGGTGCTCGATGGCGCGCCGACGCTCACTTGCCGCTATTTCAGCCGCGACGGCGAGGAAGGTTATCCGGGCAACCTCGATGTCACCGTCGTCTACACGCTGACAAACGACAATCGCCTCCGCGTCGACTACACCGCCACGACCGATCGAGCGACGCCGGTGAACCTCACGCAGCATTCCTATTTCAACCTGAAGGGCGAAGGTCGCGGCGACATCCTCGACCACGAACTCACGCTCAACGCCTCGCGCTACACGCCGGTCGACGCCGGGCTGATTCCGATCGGCGAACTCGCTTCCGTCGGCGGCACGCCGTTCGATTTCACGACGCCGCATCGCATCGGCGCGCGCGTGAACGCGCCGCACGACCAGCTGAAATTCGCCGGCGGCTACGATCACAACTTCGTCCTCGACGGTCCCGCGCGGCAGCTCGCGTTCGCCGCCCGCGTCTCCGAACCGACAACCGGTCGCGTGCTGGAAGTGCACACGGAGGAGCCGGGCCTCCAGTTTTACTGCGGCAATTTTCTCGACGGCACCAACGTGGGCAAAAGCGGCGTCGCCTACCCGCACCGCAGCGGGTTCTGCCTCGAGACGCAGCATTTCCCGGATTCGCCGAACCAGCCGGCGTTTCCGAACACGATTCTGCGCCCGGGTAAGACCTATCGCACCACGACCGTGTTCACCTTCACCGCGCAGTGA
- the gndA gene encoding NADP-dependent phosphogluconate dehydrogenase — MAKTHSDIGLIGLAVMGQNLALNIADHGFQISVYNRTVEKTDKFVTDNPNTPGGLVATKTLQEFAASLAKPRKAIILVQAGKATDAVIDGLTAVFEPGDIIIDGGNALWTDTIRREKALKEKGFRFIGSGVSGGEEGARFGPSLMPGGDPAAFAELKPIWEAVAAKVDAKTGKPIPGAKPGQPVKGGVPCTTYIGENGAGHYVKMVHNGIEYGDMQMICEAYALMSGLLGLKAAEQSAIFAEWNKGALDSFLIEITADILQQKDPKTKKKAFVDVVLDTAGQKGTGKWTSVNALDMGVAAPTIAESVFARCISAIKEERVAASKILKGPAKKQYRGSKKALIQAIHDALYCSKICSYAQGFQLMRTAQKEYNWKLNFGEIAQIWRGGCIIRAAFLQKITEAYARNPDLANLLLDPYFNKTVKAAQENWRKVVSLAAEYGVAAPTFSSALAYYDSYRSARLPANLLQAQRDYFGAHTYERVDQPRGKFFHVDWPEATRPQLEA, encoded by the coding sequence ATGGCCAAGACGCATTCTGACATCGGACTCATCGGCCTCGCCGTCATGGGTCAGAACCTCGCGCTCAACATCGCCGACCACGGCTTCCAGATCTCGGTCTACAACCGCACCGTCGAGAAGACCGACAAGTTCGTCACCGATAACCCGAACACGCCCGGCGGCCTCGTCGCCACGAAGACGCTGCAGGAATTCGCCGCGTCGCTCGCGAAGCCCCGCAAGGCCATCATCCTCGTCCAGGCCGGCAAGGCCACCGACGCCGTCATCGACGGCCTCACCGCGGTCTTCGAGCCGGGCGACATCATCATCGACGGTGGCAACGCGCTCTGGACTGACACGATCCGTCGCGAAAAGGCGCTCAAGGAAAAAGGCTTCCGCTTCATCGGCTCCGGCGTCTCCGGCGGCGAAGAAGGCGCGCGCTTCGGCCCGTCGCTCATGCCCGGCGGCGATCCGGCGGCCTTCGCCGAGTTGAAGCCCATCTGGGAAGCCGTCGCCGCCAAGGTGGACGCGAAGACCGGCAAGCCCATCCCCGGCGCCAAGCCCGGCCAGCCCGTCAAGGGCGGCGTGCCCTGCACGACCTACATCGGCGAGAACGGCGCGGGCCACTACGTGAAGATGGTCCACAACGGCATCGAGTATGGCGACATGCAGATGATCTGTGAGGCCTACGCGCTGATGTCCGGCCTCCTCGGCCTCAAAGCCGCCGAACAGTCCGCGATCTTCGCCGAATGGAACAAGGGCGCGCTCGACAGCTTCCTCATCGAGATCACCGCCGACATCCTCCAGCAGAAGGACCCTAAGACCAAAAAGAAGGCCTTCGTCGACGTCGTCCTCGACACCGCCGGCCAAAAAGGCACCGGCAAATGGACCTCGGTCAACGCGCTCGACATGGGCGTCGCCGCCCCGACGATCGCCGAGTCCGTCTTCGCCCGCTGCATCTCCGCCATCAAGGAGGAGCGCGTCGCCGCTTCGAAGATTCTCAAAGGCCCGGCGAAGAAACAGTATCGCGGTTCGAAGAAGGCGCTCATCCAAGCGATCCACGACGCCCTCTACTGCTCGAAGATTTGCTCCTACGCGCAGGGCTTCCAGCTCATGCGCACCGCGCAGAAGGAATACAACTGGAAGCTCAACTTCGGCGAGATCGCCCAGATCTGGCGAGGCGGCTGCATCATTCGCGCGGCGTTCCTCCAAAAAATCACCGAGGCCTACGCGCGCAACCCGGACCTCGCGAACCTGCTCCTCGACCCGTATTTCAACAAGACCGTGAAGGCCGCGCAGGAAAACTGGCGCAAAGTCGTCTCGCTCGCCGCCGAATACGGCGTCGCCGCGCCGACGTTCTCGTCCGCCCTCGCCTACTATGACAGCTACCGCTCGGCCCGCCTCCCGGCGAACCTGCTCCAGGCGCAGCGCGACTACTTCGGCGCGCACACCTACGAGCGCGTGGACCAGCCGCGCGGCAAGTTCTTCCATGTGGACTGGCCGGAAGCGACCAGACCGCAGCTGGAAGCATGA
- a CDS encoding PAAR domain-containing protein, with protein sequence MPPAARLTDFHQCPMQTPAFPAPIPHVGGPIIGPGEPTVLIGGLPAAKVGDMLVCVGPPDSIIKGSSNVMIAGMPAARMGDQTAHGGQIMLGDFTVQIGG encoded by the coding sequence ATGCCTCCCGCCGCGCGCCTCACGGATTTCCATCAATGCCCGATGCAGACTCCGGCGTTCCCCGCCCCCATCCCGCACGTCGGCGGACCGATCATCGGCCCCGGCGAGCCGACCGTTCTCATCGGCGGCCTGCCCGCTGCCAAAGTAGGCGACATGCTCGTCTGCGTCGGCCCGCCCGATTCGATCATCAAAGGCTCCTCCAACGTGATGATCGCTGGCATGCCGGCCGCGCGCATGGGCGATCAGACCGCGCACGGCGGACAGATCATGCTCGGAGACTTCACCGTGCAAATCGGCGGCTGA
- a CDS encoding cupin domain-containing protein encodes MIHVTRAAEALKRKSFDVAFDLLASGPQSMMALMHYRVGNQVPFHSHPNEQIGYLLFGRTRVRTRDDARELGPGDSYAIPAGVEHSIEILEDADELQVFTPPRPEFR; translated from the coding sequence ATGATCCACGTCACCCGCGCTGCAGAGGCGCTGAAAAGAAAATCGTTCGACGTCGCGTTCGACCTGCTCGCGAGCGGGCCGCAATCCATGATGGCCCTGATGCACTACCGCGTCGGCAACCAGGTCCCGTTCCATTCGCACCCCAACGAGCAGATCGGCTACCTCCTCTTCGGTCGCACGCGCGTGCGGACGCGCGACGACGCACGCGAACTCGGACCGGGCGACAGCTACGCGATCCCGGCTGGAGTCGAGCACAGCATCGAAATCCTCGAGGACGCGGACGAGTTGCAGGTTTTCACGCCGCCGCGGCCGGAGTTTCGGTAG
- a CDS encoding DNA polymerase III subunit beta, with the protein MKFKINRDHFSNGLAQVLNVVGSKAAMPILSNVLIEAEKDQISLSTTNLDLGIRCKIKAEVKEGGSVTLPVKRLATIVRELPNVDVTVDASANHQVKIASGGSNFKIMGIGAEEFPKLPDTGDDKTFSLEQSELAGMLGNVAYAQSTDETRYILNGVYFNFKDAKLSLVATDGRRLALVAKEMPVPANSAGAIILPAKTVSELLRLLGKGDQLKIAFNDRRAAFQIDTNKDTSGLTDAIYLFSKVVEGNYPNYQQVIPKETHQRIALERELFLQCVHRAALVTSEKSNSVKIKLSANLLEITASSPDFGESHESMAIAYSGPDLQVAFNPQFIMDPLRALTKDQVFFELKDEVSPGVFKTLESFVCVIMPVRLS; encoded by the coding sequence ATGAAATTTAAGATCAATCGCGACCACTTCAGCAACGGCCTGGCTCAGGTCCTCAACGTCGTGGGATCGAAGGCGGCCATGCCCATCCTGAGCAACGTGCTCATCGAAGCAGAGAAGGATCAAATCTCGCTCTCCACCACCAATCTCGACCTCGGCATCCGCTGCAAAATCAAGGCCGAGGTGAAGGAAGGCGGCAGCGTCACGCTTCCCGTGAAGCGCCTCGCCACCATCGTCCGCGAGCTGCCCAACGTCGACGTCACGGTCGACGCCTCCGCCAATCACCAGGTCAAGATCGCGTCCGGCGGCTCCAATTTCAAAATCATGGGCATCGGCGCCGAGGAGTTCCCGAAGCTGCCCGACACCGGCGACGACAAGACCTTCTCCCTCGAGCAAAGCGAGCTCGCCGGCATGCTCGGCAACGTCGCCTACGCCCAGTCGACCGACGAGACGCGCTACATCCTCAACGGCGTCTACTTCAACTTCAAGGACGCCAAGCTCTCGCTCGTCGCCACCGACGGCCGCCGCCTCGCGCTCGTCGCGAAGGAAATGCCAGTGCCCGCCAACAGCGCCGGCGCGATCATCCTGCCCGCCAAGACCGTTTCCGAGCTGCTCCGCCTGCTCGGCAAGGGCGACCAGCTGAAGATCGCCTTCAACGACCGCCGCGCCGCGTTCCAGATCGACACGAACAAGGACACCTCCGGCCTCACCGACGCGATCTACCTGTTCTCGAAAGTCGTCGAGGGCAACTACCCGAATTACCAGCAGGTCATCCCGAAGGAGACGCACCAGCGCATCGCGCTCGAGCGCGAGCTGTTCCTCCAATGCGTGCACCGCGCCGCACTCGTCACCTCCGAGAAGTCGAACTCGGTGAAGATCAAACTCTCCGCGAACCTCCTCGAAATCACCGCGTCGTCGCCGGACTTCGGCGAGTCGCACGAATCGATGGCGATCGCCTACAGCGGCCCGGACCTCCAGGTCGCTTTCAACCCGCAATTCATCATGGATCCGCTCCGCGCCCTCACGAAGGACCAGGTGTTCTTCGAGCTGAAGGACGAGGTGAGCCCCGGCGTGTTCAAGACGCTGGAGAGCTTCGTGTGCGTGATCATGCCGGTGCGGCTGAGCTGA
- a CDS encoding cytotoxic translational repressor of toxin-antitoxin stability system, which translates to MFQVTFSDQSMRELNRLDKLAQLEAIEPISKVKPSDLAHPREPLGRFNRGGVDFYRLRAGEFRFYFTVEGDKLHTHYILHKASLEDALFRLKLPVSEKQLFEQDSKFWKYLESLTSAKK; encoded by the coding sequence ATGTTCCAAGTCACTTTCTCCGATCAAAGCATGCGCGAGCTCAACCGGCTCGACAAACTCGCCCAGCTGGAGGCCATCGAGCCGATCAGCAAGGTGAAGCCGTCCGATCTGGCTCACCCGCGCGAGCCGTTGGGCAGGTTTAACCGCGGCGGGGTCGATTTCTACCGGCTGCGGGCGGGGGAGTTTCGGTTCTATTTCACGGTCGAGGGCGACAAGCTCCACACGCACTACATCCTGCACAAGGCGTCGCTGGAAGACGCGTTGTTCCGGTTGAAGCTGCCGGTGTCCGAGAAGCAGTTGTTCGAGCAGGACTCGAAGTTCTGGAAGTATCTCGAGAGCCTGACCTCCGCGAAAAAGTAA
- a CDS encoding helix-turn-helix transcriptional regulator, producing MISPARRRPAPAGAARPPRLSAEEQRRVLHVRPGLGIALQVVQECGCPLWRVFVEFPTLVLIRAGGKLLRLDGREIVAREGEMVLLDGGCEIGVLNSLPASGPFVGQSLSIDSALCAELEQPAERLTPVGGARVLAQPPAFLREAFARAHASCNEASAVPARLLRHQLGEVLLGLAECGLRFDLSKLSRVSTRVRRLVGSDAARRWRAGEVARQLGMSEATLRRRLERERTNFRRLLQEVRMGRALVLLQSSELPVVQVALEVGYDSVSQFAACFRRHFRQSPSELRAGGPD from the coding sequence GTGATCTCTCCCGCCCGTCGTCGTCCCGCGCCCGCCGGCGCCGCGCGTCCGCCCCGGCTGTCCGCCGAGGAGCAACGGCGTGTCCTCCACGTCCGCCCCGGCCTCGGCATCGCGCTGCAAGTGGTGCAGGAGTGCGGTTGCCCGCTGTGGCGCGTGTTCGTGGAGTTCCCCACGCTCGTGCTCATCCGCGCCGGCGGCAAACTCCTGCGGCTCGACGGACGCGAGATCGTCGCCCGCGAGGGCGAGATGGTGTTGCTCGACGGCGGCTGCGAGATCGGCGTCCTGAATTCGCTGCCCGCGAGCGGGCCCTTCGTCGGGCAAAGCCTCTCGATCGATTCCGCGTTGTGCGCCGAGCTCGAACAGCCCGCCGAGCGCCTCACGCCGGTCGGAGGAGCGCGCGTGCTCGCGCAGCCGCCGGCATTCCTCCGCGAAGCCTTCGCGCGCGCCCATGCGTCGTGCAACGAGGCCTCCGCCGTGCCCGCGCGCCTGCTGCGCCACCAACTCGGCGAGGTGCTGCTCGGGCTGGCGGAGTGCGGGTTGCGGTTCGACCTGAGTAAATTGAGCCGCGTCTCCACGCGCGTGCGCCGCCTCGTGGGTTCCGACGCCGCCCGGCGCTGGCGGGCGGGCGAGGTGGCGCGACAGCTCGGCATGAGCGAGGCCACGCTGCGCCGCCGCCTCGAGCGGGAGCGCACGAATTTCCGCCGTCTGTTGCAGGAAGTCCGCATGGGGCGCGCGCTCGTGCTCCTGCAATCGAGCGAGCTGCCGGTCGTGCAGGTGGCGCTCGAGGTGGGCTACGACAGCGTCTCGCAATTCGCCGCGTGTTTCCGCCGCCACTTCCGGCAAAGTCCGAGCGAGCTGCGCGCGGGCGGGCCGGATTGA
- a CDS encoding kinase inhibitor — MKCPLPSLAGLAGRALVATITIGFIAFSFAAKDLTPSAGASDSFRLLSADLKDGGALPEAQVLDGFGRHGGNLSPELHWENAPAGAKSFVVTLYDPDAPTGSGWWHWVVIDLPEKVRALPRGLGRAGGVLPAGAREMRTDFGRPGYGGAAPPAGERHRYIFTVHALDVARLDLPDDASAAMVGFFVHTHSLGRATLTAHYEP; from the coding sequence ATGAAATGTCCCCTGCCCTCCCTCGCCGGCCTCGCGGGTCGCGCGCTCGTCGCGACGATCACGATCGGCTTCATCGCCTTCTCCTTCGCGGCGAAGGATCTCACGCCCAGCGCCGGCGCGAGCGACAGCTTTCGGTTGCTCAGCGCCGATCTGAAAGACGGCGGCGCGCTCCCGGAGGCGCAGGTGCTCGACGGCTTCGGTCGGCACGGCGGCAATCTCTCGCCGGAGCTGCATTGGGAAAACGCGCCCGCCGGCGCGAAGAGTTTCGTCGTGACGCTCTACGATCCCGATGCGCCGACCGGCTCGGGTTGGTGGCACTGGGTCGTGATTGATCTGCCGGAGAAGGTGCGCGCGTTGCCGCGCGGGCTCGGTCGCGCCGGTGGCGTGCTGCCCGCGGGCGCGCGGGAGATGCGCACGGATTTCGGCCGGCCGGGCTATGGCGGCGCCGCGCCGCCGGCGGGCGAGAGGCACCGCTACATCTTCACGGTGCACGCCCTCGACGTGGCGCGCTTGGATCTGCCCGATGACGCGAGCGCGGCGATGGTGGGTTTTTTCGTGCACACGCACTCGCTCGGCCGCGCGACGCTGACGGCGCACTACGAACCCTGA
- a CDS encoding DUF5069 domain-containing protein codes for MSLPPLRRPQATLGGCMWLPRFIDKCRLHLASELPADFQLPFCNPLAVDGIFLAHFEIAKEEIIAAVARAADDAAVLAWLTERGGFTAEKIAAWNALAPQIGKPGQPGARGLAWARKAYFQGVVDPRADSSFTTIAWDEGYLDELVPR; via the coding sequence ATGTCCCTACCTCCGCTTCGCCGTCCGCAAGCCACGCTCGGTGGCTGCATGTGGTTGCCTCGCTTCATCGACAAATGCCGGCTGCATCTCGCGAGCGAGTTGCCGGCGGATTTCCAACTGCCGTTCTGCAATCCGCTCGCGGTGGACGGGATTTTCCTGGCGCATTTCGAAATCGCGAAAGAGGAGATCATCGCCGCCGTGGCGCGGGCGGCGGACGACGCGGCGGTCCTCGCTTGGCTGACGGAGCGCGGCGGTTTCACGGCGGAAAAAATCGCCGCGTGGAACGCGCTCGCACCGCAAATCGGCAAGCCGGGCCAGCCGGGCGCGCGCGGCCTCGCGTGGGCGCGCAAAGCGTATTTTCAGGGCGTCGTGGATCCACGCGCGGACAGCTCCTTCACCACCATCGCGTGGGACGAAGGCTACCTCGACGAACTCGTGCCGCGGTAG
- the pssA gene encoding CDP-diacylglycerol--serine O-phosphatidyltransferase, which produces MPDLDDRENPYNVTQASRIYFLPNLMTAGNLLCGFVAVIRCIQARLITDAGEYAAMHAGQNALELYTQAVWLILAAVVFDSLDGRLARMGGRTSLFGAEFDSLADVVSFGVAPALMVFFLILAPRSEYQWFRELGWFIAFIYLLCGAVRLARFNVITNPLLHRAETESNKDFVGLPIPAAAGTVASLVLLLVNFAKNDRELREITIALPLLLILVAFLMVSTVRYPSFKQVNWETKTRFQTFVLLVVIGALVIKLREVAFFFVFLGYIGYGLFAHYQRAARHTRMRVLRKRVVKMRGENPE; this is translated from the coding sequence ATGCCCGATCTCGACGATCGCGAGAACCCCTACAACGTCACCCAGGCGAGCCGCATCTATTTCCTGCCGAACCTGATGACGGCCGGAAACCTGTTGTGCGGCTTCGTGGCGGTCATCCGGTGCATCCAGGCCCGCCTCATCACGGACGCGGGCGAATACGCCGCGATGCACGCCGGGCAAAACGCCCTCGAACTCTACACCCAGGCGGTGTGGCTGATCCTCGCCGCGGTCGTGTTCGACTCGCTCGATGGCCGGCTGGCGCGCATGGGCGGACGCACGTCGCTCTTTGGCGCGGAATTCGACTCGCTGGCGGACGTCGTGTCGTTCGGCGTGGCACCGGCGCTGATGGTGTTCTTCCTGATCCTCGCGCCGCGGAGCGAATACCAGTGGTTCCGCGAGCTTGGGTGGTTCATCGCGTTCATCTACCTGTTGTGCGGTGCCGTGCGGCTGGCGCGCTTCAACGTCATCACGAATCCCCTGCTCCACCGCGCGGAAACGGAGTCGAACAAGGATTTCGTCGGCCTCCCCATCCCCGCGGCGGCCGGCACGGTGGCGTCGCTGGTGCTGCTGCTGGTCAATTTCGCCAAGAACGACCGCGAGCTCCGCGAAATCACGATCGCGCTGCCCCTGCTCCTCATCCTCGTGGCGTTCCTCATGGTCAGCACGGTGCGCTACCCGAGCTTCAAGCAGGTTAATTGGGAGACGAAGACGCGTTTCCAGACGTTCGTGCTGCTCGTGGTGATCGGGGCGCTCGTCATCAAGCTCCGCGAGGTGGCGTTCTTCTTCGTTTTCCTCGGCTACATCGGCTACGGACTCTTCGCCCACTACCAGCGCGCCGCGCGGCACACGCGCATGCGAGTTCTTCGCAAGCGCGTTGTGAAGATGCGCGGGGAAAACCCCGAATAA
- a CDS encoding RidA family protein, translating into MLLLRANGAPVEIATPHGKVVSPNPELHRVYYDEWHFAPVRVEGDMVYAAGVAAVAGERPDEMGVLDLPKLENLFRRAWRDIQMHLEAAGSGTDCIVEMTSFHVFDSPHFKGSKWDHINAFRRVKDEFVSAPYPAWTGIGAASLFPDGGIVEIRVVARLKSAAAKPAR; encoded by the coding sequence ATGCTTCTGCTCCGCGCCAACGGCGCGCCCGTGGAAATCGCCACGCCGCACGGCAAGGTCGTTTCTCCCAACCCGGAGCTGCACCGGGTTTACTACGACGAGTGGCATTTCGCGCCGGTGCGCGTCGAAGGCGACATGGTTTACGCGGCCGGCGTGGCGGCGGTCGCGGGCGAGCGCCCGGACGAGATGGGCGTGCTCGATCTCCCTAAACTGGAGAATCTGTTCCGCCGCGCGTGGCGCGACATCCAGATGCATCTCGAGGCGGCCGGCAGCGGGACGGACTGCATCGTGGAGATGACGTCGTTCCATGTGTTCGACTCGCCGCATTTCAAGGGCAGCAAATGGGATCACATCAACGCGTTTCGCCGCGTGAAGGATGAGTTCGTGTCCGCCCCGTATCCCGCGTGGACCGGCATCGGCGCGGCCTCGCTTTTCCCCGACGGCGGCATCGTGGAGATCCGCGTCGTGGCGCGCCTGAAATCCGCCGCCGCCAAGCCGGCGCGGTAA